In Amaranthus tricolor cultivar Red isolate AtriRed21 chromosome 3, ASM2621246v1, whole genome shotgun sequence, a single window of DNA contains:
- the LOC130808012 gene encoding receptor-like protein 52 produces the protein MRIHVFFLFIHCLNISFINGGILSEQEALLAIKSSIKDDPHKSLSSWKNTTHHCNWSFVTCSSSSHSSTVISLNISNLNLSGTLSPQIGFLTNLQDLSLHDNYFYGHIPSSLSLLTKLQYLDLSFNSFNGPLPLFVNMSELRCLSLTRNDFSGTISPEFSKLQKLQVLDLSRNNLSGLLPYELGFLKRLKTLELSNNLLHGEIPNSFSLLRNLIHLDLSNNQLHGEIPNSFSLLTNLIYLNLSHNQLHGEIPNSFSLLTNLNYLYLSNNQLHGEIPNSFSLLTNLLFLDLSYNLLHGLIPNSFSLPTNLFYLGLSNNQLHGEIPNSFSLLTNLIDLDLSNNQLHGEIPNSFSLLTNLVILELSNNQLHGEIPNSFSLLTNLIDLHLSNNQLHGEIPNSFSLLINLIILELSNNQLHGEIPNSFSLLTNLSTLSLSNNQLTGQLPVNIGKFTSLRYLLVANNNLIGKITPQNTGYNVTNFKNSSICNLVNLQILDLSYNKFNGEVPHCLGNTSTQLVVLNLQSNNFKGIIPSALFSTCDSLEYVDFTDNQFEGAIPRSLSKCRNLKVLNLRNNKFKDLFPYWLGSLPSLEVLSLPFNKFHGNITNNLSMIATFPFSNLQILDLSNNNFCGKLPFMYMKQFLSMMGDMSTIGSPRYLENRGGDYMYSIKMIVKGVELDYKKIITSMSTFDMSNNHFEGEIPNSIGMLRALRNLNLSHNLLTGNIPPSIGNLSWLDGLDLSSNRLIGEIPQELVSLTFLAVFNVSYNQLEGPIPHGNNFNTFSSDSYKGNLELCGAPLLECKNNTVVQSLNNNNVEEKTELSIWEVVVIGFGCGTIVGLAWGYYILSVRKPFWLFKLLNKMEWALLDFHDHHFSRISRTRRTKN, from the exons atgcgAATTCATGTTTTCTTCTTGTTTATTCACTGTCTGAATATTAGCTTCATCAATGGCGGAATATTATCAGAACAAGAAGCATTATTAGCTATTAAATCTTCCATTAAAGATGATCCTCATAAAAGTCTATCATCTTGGAAAAATACTACTCACCATTGCAATTGGTCGTTCGTCACTTGCTCTTCGTCTTCTCACTCTTCCACTGTCATTTCCCTGAACATCTCCAACTTAAACCTCAGTGGTACTCTCTCTCCTCAAATCGGTTTTCTTACAAACCTGCAAGACCTATCTCTCCATGATAACTATTTTTATGGGCATATCCcgtcttctctttctcttcttacaaaacTCCAATATCTCGACCTTAGCTTTAACAGCTTCAATGGTCCACTCCCTTTATTTGTTAATATGTCGGAGCTTCGGTGCCTTTCCCTTACTCGGAACGACTTTTCTGGTACAATATCGCCAGAGTTTAGTAAACTTCAAAAGCTTCAAGTTTTGGATCTTTCTAGAAACAATCTTTCGGGATTACTTCCTTATGAATTAGGATTCTTAAAGAGGTTGAAAACTTTAGAATTATCAAATAACCttttacatggtgagataccaaattctttttctcttcttagaaatttgattcatttggatttatcaaataatcaattacatggtgagataccaaattctttttctcttcttacaaatttgatttatttgaatttatcacataatcaattacatggtgagataccaaattctttttctcttcttacaaatttgaattatttgtatttatcaaataatcaattacatggtgagataccaaattctttttctcttcttacaaatttgctttttttggatttatcATATAACCTTTTACATGGTctgataccaaattctttttctcttcctacaaatttgttttatttgggtttatcaaataatcaattacatggtgagataccaaattctttttctcttcttacaaatttgattgatttggatttatcaaataatcaattacatggtgagataccaaattctttttctctcctGACAAATTTGGTTATTTTGGagttatcaaataatcaattacatggtgagataccaaattctttttctcttcttacaaatttgattgatttgcatttatcaaataatcaattacatggtgagataccaaattctttttctcttcttataaatttgattattttggagttatcaaataatcaattacatggtgagataccaaattctttttctcttcttacaaatttgagtACTTTgagtttatcaaataatcaactCACGGGTCAGTTACCTGTCAACATTGGAAAGTTTACGAGTCTTCGTTATTTGTTGGTTGCCAACAATAACTTGATTGGAAAAATCACACCACAGAATACAG GATACAATGTCACGAATTTTAAAAACTCTTCTATATGCAACTTGGTTAATCTTCAAATCCTTGATTTATCTTATAACAAGTTTAATGGAGAAGTTCCTCATTGCTTGGGCAATACTAGTACTCAATTAGTTGTATTGAATCtccaatcaaataatttcaagGGCATCATTCCATCAGCATTATTTTCTACTTGTGATTCCTTGGAATATGTAGATTTCACTGACAATCAGTTCGAAGGAGCTATACCTAGGTCTTTGTCTAAATGTAGAAATCTGAAAGTCCTAAATTTGAGgaacaacaaattcaaagatCTATTTCCATACTGGTTAGGTAGCCTTCCATCTTTAGAGGTTCTCAGCCTACCGTTTAATAAATTTCATGGTAATATAACCAACAATTTATCAATGATTGCAACATTTCCTTTTTCAAATCTACAAATTCTCGACCTTTCAAACAATAATTTTTGTGGTAAATTGCCATTCATGTACATGAAACAATTTCTATCCATGATGGGTGACATGTCTACTATAGGAAGTCCAAGGTACTTAGAAAATAGAGGTGGTGATTATATGTACTCCATCAAGATGATTGTAAAGGGGGTGGAACTGGATTATAAGAAGATAATTACTTCTATGTCAACATTTGATATGTCTAATAATCACTTTGAAGGAGAGATTCCAAATTCTATAGGGATGTTGCGAGCACTTCGAAATCTTAATCTCTCGCATAACCTACTTACCGGAAACATCCCTCCATCCATCGGGAACTTATCATGGTTGGATGGTTTAGACCTATCATCAAATAGGCTTATCGGTGAAATCCCTCAAGAACTTGTTAGTTTAACATTTCTCGCGGTTTTTAATGTTTCATATAATCAACTGGAAGGGCCTATACCCCATGGTAACAATTTTAATACCTTCTCATCTGATTCGTACAAGGGAAATCTTGAACTGTGTGGAGCACCATTACTTGAATGCAAAAACAATACTGTTGTGCAATCTTTGAACAATAATAATGTGGAAGAAAAAACAGAATTATCGATATGGGAAGTTGTAGTGATTGGATTTGGATGTGGTACAATAGTTGGTTTGGCTTGGGGGTACTACATATTGTCAGTGAGGAAGCctttttggctttttaaattgttgaacaAGATGGAATGGGCTTTACTTGATTTTCATGACCACCATTTCAGTAGAATAAGTAGAACAAGaagaacaaagaactaa